Proteins encoded in a region of the Diadema setosum chromosome 7, eeDiaSeto1, whole genome shotgun sequence genome:
- the LOC140230385 gene encoding zinc finger protein 862-like: protein MATPPAKKSKTKYEASRKYLTSWETEFNWLTSVMDNDVKLPFCKYCRKQLKPHHASLKKHQDTPSHVAARRAIAGSSMTKFATCSKKIQPADAVKAAELHLAVTTCCHSPLSSIDHLSETIKKYAAGSTLESISIHRTKCTKLVTQVIAPTIKEQVKEDMSEKAFSLIIDESTDVSSTRVLAILARYFSEEKMEILTVLLGFQEICEATGEQLFKALQTVLDEYNLNLSRCVGLATDGASNMTGEHNSVWSRVKEVAPKCTLMKCVCHSIALCVQKAFEGLPSNVGFMLCEVPSFFSHSFLRREAYKSLYDTFCAEELEEGELASKKMPFKKMSTTRWLVRGELIRRIWEHWDPLKNYFQMAMNEGTQDVRYRARMLFHMFDDKSNFLYFTFLAPVVENLDRLNQKFQAENASPEGLSDALDMQHKSLKERVYDHGTGARRPLNLIDYGHKFTAEAVRLQREPAHLQIVDNVRTRCADFLACLISEIEKRLPESKKTFQKLSLLHPKNVLSQMSCCAFSDLPLLHLCEDLDVVEEQYRMIRLHLWKEEKIFKGSIPDDSQSFWKGILNHENSDRHKPYRTIGLYALGALSCPISNASVERIFSIVTWAKNKYRNQLSTKTLEAIVLTKTTFGCCNKFEVTAAMLKRFNASIYD, encoded by the coding sequence ATGGCCACACCACCAGCAAAGAAATCTAAGACCAAGTATGAGGCATCAAGAAAGTATTTGACCTCATGGGAAACTGAGTTTAACTGGCTTACTTCTGTGATGGACAACGATGTGAAATTACCATTCTGTAAATACTGCAGAAAGCAGCTAAAGCCTCATCATGCCTCCTTAAAAAAACATCAAGATACCCCAAGCCACGTTGCGGCGAGAAGAGCTATTGCAGGGAGTTCAATGACCAAATTCGCCACATGCAGTAAAAAGATCCAGCCTGCTGATGCTGTTAAGGCCGCCGAGCTTCATTTGGCTGTTACGACATGCTGTCATAGTCCTCTGAGCTCGATTGATCATTTGTCTGAGACGATCAAAAAGTATGCAGCTGGTAGCACTCTAGAGTCCATTTCGATACATCGCACCAAATGTACAAAACTTGTGACACAAGTTATTGCTCCTACCATAAAGGAGCAAGTAAAGGAAGATATGTCAGAGAAAGCATTTTCTCTGATAATCGACGAGAGTACAGATGTGTCATCAACAAGAGTTCTTGCCATCCTTGCAAGATACTTTAGTGAGGAGAAAATGGAAATACTGACCGTACTCTTGGGGTTTCAAGAGATCTGCGAAGCCACCGGCGAACAGCTCTTCAAGGCATTACAAACCGTTCTAGATGAGTACAATCTGAACCTCTCCCGTTGTGTAGGTCTTGCAACAGATGGAGCTTCAAACATGACCGGAGAACACAACAGTGTTTGGAGCCGAGTAAAAGAGGTTGCACCAAAATGCACACTCATGAAATGTGTATGCCATTCCATCGCATTGTGCGTACAGAAGGCATTTGAGGGACTCCCTTCAAATGTGGGATTCATGCTCTGTGAAGTTCCAAGTTTCTTCAGCCACAGCTTCTTGCGCCGAGAAGCATATAAATCACTCTATGACACATTCTGCGCTGAAGAGCTAGAGGAAGGAGAACTTGCAAGCAAGAAGATGCCCTTCAAAAAAATGTCTACAACTCGTTGGCTAGTCAGGGGGGAGCTCATCCGGAGGATTTGGGAACACTGGGATCCTCTGAAAAACTATTTCCAAATGGCAATGAACGAAGGCACGCAAGATGTCCGTTACCGAGCGAGGATGCTGTTCCACATGTTTGACGACAAGTCAAATTTCTTGTACTTTACATTCCTTGCACCAGTTGTGGAGAACCTAGACCGCCTGAATCAGAAATTCCAGGCTGAAAATGCATCACCGGAAGGGCTCTCAGATGCGTTAGACATGCAGCACAAGTCATTGAAGGAACGGGTGTATGATCACGGTACTGGTGCAAGACGTCCTCTGAATCTCATAGACTATGGTCACAAATTTACAGCTGAAGCAGTCAGGTTGCAGAGGGAGCCTGCCCATCTACAGATCGTAGACAATGTGAGAACCCGATGTGCTGACTTTCTTGCATGTCTCATATCTGAGATAGAAAAGAGGCTACCTGAGAGCAAGAAGACATTCCAAAAATTGTCATTACTTCATCCCAAGAATGTACTGTCGCAAATGTCATGTTGTGCCTTTTCAgaccttcctcttcttcatctgTGTGAGGACCTTGATGTGGTTGAGGAACAGTACAGAATGATCCGCTTGCATCTGTGGAAGGAAGAGAAGATCTTCAAAGGCAGCATACCAGATGACAGCCAGTCCTTTTGGAAGGGCATTTTGAATCATGAAAACTCCGACCGACACAAGCCATACAGGACAATAGGACTTTATGCCCTCGGAGCGCTGTCTTGTCCCATCTCCAATGCTTCAGTCGAACGCATCTTCTCCATAGTGACATGGGCAAAAAACAAGTATCGCAACCAGCTTTCGACTAAAACTCTAGAAGCCATAGTCTTAACCAAGACCACTTTTGGCTGCTGTAATAAGTTTGAGGTCACTGCAGCAATGCTTAAAAGATTCAATGCAAGCATCTATGACTAG